A section of the Sporanaerobacter acetigenes DSM 13106 genome encodes:
- the tsaE gene encoding tRNA (adenosine(37)-N6)-threonylcarbamoyltransferase complex ATPase subunit type 1 TsaE: protein MELILKNTKDTEQFGYKLGKILKGGEIICLIGDLGAGKTTMTKSIAKGLDVEEYVTSPTFTLINEYRGRVPLYHFDVYRLEEVESIYDLGFEEYFYSNGVSIIEWANKIKNVLPEDVLTIEINRGSNDEERILNIYGSGERNKSIIEELKRD, encoded by the coding sequence ATGGAATTGATACTTAAAAATACAAAAGATACAGAACAATTTGGGTACAAATTGGGTAAAATATTAAAAGGTGGAGAAATTATTTGTCTAATAGGGGATTTAGGAGCAGGGAAAACTACTATGACTAAATCCATAGCCAAAGGATTAGATGTAGAGGAATATGTGACAAGTCCTACTTTTACTCTAATAAATGAGTACAGGGGAAGAGTTCCACTATACCATTTTGATGTATATAGACTAGAAGAAGTAGAAAGTATATATGATTTAGGATTTGAAGAATATTTTTATTCTAATGGAGTGTCTATTATAGAATGGGCAAATAAAATAAAAAACGTTCTTCCAGAAGATGTACTCACCATAGAAATAAATAGAGGCTCCAATGATGAAGAGAGAATACTTAATATATATGGTAGTGGAGAAAGAAACAAAAGCATAATAGAGGAGTTGAAGAGAGATTGA
- a CDS encoding ECF transporter S component gives MELKKEKGKMSTKMLTKIGILSAVSFVLMLIEFPLWFAPGFLKMDLSEVPALMGAFALGPMAGVLIELIKNILHIVIRGTSTMVVGELANFVVGSVFVCVAGWMYHKEKNLKNAVVGMILGTIAMTVVMSFANYFIMIPFYAKLFGMPLDKIVAMGSAVNKYVVDLKSLIVYAVAPFNLIKGAIVTLITLLLYKKVSPVLHR, from the coding sequence ATGGAATTGAAAAAAGAAAAAGGTAAGATGTCAACAAAGATGTTGACCAAAATTGGGATTCTTTCAGCTGTTTCATTTGTACTTATGCTCATTGAATTTCCACTATGGTTTGCACCAGGGTTTTTGAAAATGGACCTAAGCGAAGTACCGGCTCTTATGGGAGCTTTTGCATTAGGACCAATGGCCGGAGTTTTAATAGAACTTATAAAAAATATACTACACATTGTCATAAGGGGAACTTCCACTATGGTAGTAGGGGAACTTGCAAACTTTGTTGTAGGAAGTGTATTTGTATGTGTGGCAGGATGGATGTATCATAAAGAAAAGAATTTGAAAAATGCAGTTGTTGGAATGATTTTAGGTACTATAGCTATGACAGTAGTTATGTCTTTTGCAAATTATTTCATAATGATACCTTTCTATGCAAAATTGTTTGGAATGCCATTAGATAAAATTGTTGCTATGGGCAGTGCAGTTAACAAATATGTAGTGGATTTAAAGTCTCTTATAGTATATGCAGTAGCACCTTTCAATTTGATTAAGGGTGCAATAGTTACGTTGATTACATTGCTTTTATATAAAAAAGTATCACCAGTACTTCATAGATAA
- a CDS encoding amidohydrolase, whose amino-acid sequence MLLIKNGYIYTMKGQVIEGGSILINEGKIVEIGKDIVAPLDAEVIDAEGKMVTPGFIDAHCHIGMWEDGMGFEGDDGNEWVDPVTPQLRAIDGLNPMDRAFEEAYMGGVTTAVTGPGSANVVGGQFVAVKTYGKRVDDMIVKEPVAMKIAFGENPKRVYESQKKSPITRMATAAILRETLFKAQEYLKKKESAVEDPSKMPEYDIKMEAMTKVLKKEIPLKAHAHRADDILTAIRIAKEFDVDITLDHCTEGHLIADILKEEDKPALVGPSLTDRSKIELRNQTFDTPRILHEAGVKIAIITDAPVIPLQYLPLCAGLAAKSGLDEMEALKAITINPAEIIGIADRVGSIEVGKDADIVIFDGNPLKDIDCKTYATIINGEVVYRS is encoded by the coding sequence ATGTTACTTATAAAAAATGGTTATATTTATACTATGAAAGGACAAGTAATTGAAGGAGGAAGTATATTAATAAATGAAGGAAAAATTGTGGAAATAGGTAAAGATATTGTAGCACCATTAGATGCAGAAGTAATAGATGCAGAAGGTAAAATGGTTACTCCAGGATTTATAGATGCTCATTGCCATATAGGTATGTGGGAAGATGGAATGGGTTTTGAAGGTGATGACGGGAATGAATGGGTAGATCCTGTGACTCCTCAGTTGAGAGCTATTGATGGTTTAAATCCTATGGATCGTGCCTTTGAAGAGGCCTATATGGGAGGAGTGACCACAGCAGTTACAGGGCCTGGAAGTGCCAATGTAGTAGGAGGACAGTTTGTAGCAGTTAAGACTTATGGAAAAAGAGTAGATGATATGATTGTCAAAGAACCAGTAGCTATGAAAATTGCTTTTGGTGAAAATCCTAAGAGGGTTTATGAGAGCCAGAAAAAATCTCCTATAACTAGAATGGCTACAGCAGCTATTTTGAGAGAAACATTATTTAAAGCACAAGAATATTTAAAGAAAAAGGAAAGTGCAGTAGAAGATCCATCCAAGATGCCAGAATATGATATTAAAATGGAGGCTATGACAAAGGTACTTAAAAAAGAAATTCCACTTAAGGCTCATGCCCATAGAGCAGATGATATATTGACTGCTATAAGAATTGCCAAAGAATTTGATGTAGATATAACTCTTGATCACTGTACAGAAGGTCATCTTATTGCAGATATTTTGAAGGAGGAAGACAAACCCGCTCTTGTTGGGCCATCCTTGACTGATAGATCCAAAATAGAACTTAGAAATCAAACTTTTGATACTCCAAGAATACTTCATGAAGCAGGAGTCAAAATTGCTATAATTACAGATGCACCAGTTATTCCACTACAATATTTACCTCTTTGTGCTGGACTTGCAGCTAAATCTGGATTAGATGAAATGGAAGCATTAAAAGCTATAACTATAAATCCTGCTGAAATCATAGGAATTGCTGATAGAGTTGGAAGTATAGAGGTGGGAAAGGATGCAGATATAGTTATATTTGATGGGAATCCACTAAAAGATATAGATTGTAAGACTTATGCAACTATTATAAATGGAGAAGTAGTTTATAGAAGTTAA
- a CDS encoding ATP-binding response regulator has translation MDDEREIEYVGGLFCGAISSNFAKPHIAQFAKLLNSVLDDNGIVIYVYNKKEEKPDINLLELYFQIDIEKLLQKGQLVFVCSEDIFLNERGKLSLDKALDFYEFEIDKYRKKGFEKVLVYATKDKFYTNSMDIEEILIFQKEMKKLCQRKNIMIIVKYIVDDFLEKDLASLLSIHDAFIFDGAEKGYVYDYWGLMKFSLINLSMKEKIDYEHKEELKRMENLKILGELSESLAHDFNNLLSTIVGYSQMAILKESDPQIKDYLDIIYKTAFDGKAMMGKIKGYIKGSYNQKMGLHKINDILIDSINMAKYKIKNNNFKSNTTIHVVEELNSGKCIYCNEFEMRQVILNIILNAIDAMEDGGTLTVRSYDKDEKIFIEIEDTGTGMSEEIIGKVFAPFFTTKGAKGTGLGLNTTKKILENHSADILVDSKVGVGSKFTIIFSTNVKQCSIVKESELEPEMAQISAKNILVVDDRYSVASTVSQLIALLNIDADLETKGEKVLKRLEEKEYDLIICDYFMPNMNGIEVSKLVKEKYPYKPFVLMTGYLENNLYNVDTIDYILKKPYTIEELSQAIEKAFRTVDRSKNKRYNIS, from the coding sequence GTGGATGATGAAAGAGAAATAGAGTATGTTGGAGGGCTTTTTTGTGGTGCCATTAGTTCTAATTTTGCTAAGCCTCATATTGCTCAATTTGCAAAACTTTTGAATAGTGTATTAGATGACAATGGTATTGTTATATATGTTTACAACAAAAAAGAAGAAAAACCTGATATTAATTTGTTAGAATTGTATTTTCAAATTGATATAGAAAAGTTATTGCAAAAGGGACAATTGGTATTTGTATGTTCAGAGGATATATTTTTAAATGAAAGAGGCAAATTAAGTTTAGACAAGGCTTTGGACTTTTATGAATTTGAAATTGATAAATATAGGAAGAAAGGGTTTGAAAAAGTTTTAGTTTATGCTACAAAGGATAAATTTTATACAAATAGCATGGATATAGAAGAAATATTGATATTTCAAAAGGAAATGAAAAAACTTTGCCAAAGAAAAAATATTATGATTATTGTAAAATACATTGTTGATGATTTCCTTGAAAAAGATTTGGCAAGTTTGTTGAGTATTCACGATGCATTTATATTTGATGGTGCAGAAAAGGGTTATGTATATGATTATTGGGGACTCATGAAATTTTCTCTTATAAATTTGTCTATGAAGGAAAAAATTGATTATGAGCATAAAGAAGAATTAAAACGAATGGAAAATTTAAAAATATTGGGAGAACTATCTGAAAGTTTAGCTCATGATTTTAACAATCTTTTGAGTACTATTGTTGGCTATTCTCAAATGGCTATTTTAAAAGAATCTGATCCTCAAATAAAAGATTATTTAGATATTATATATAAAACTGCTTTTGATGGAAAAGCCATGATGGGAAAAATTAAAGGCTATATTAAAGGTAGTTATAATCAAAAAATGGGCTTACATAAAATTAACGATATATTGATAGATAGCATCAATATGGCCAAATATAAAATAAAAAATAATAATTTCAAATCTAATACTACAATACATGTAGTAGAAGAATTGAATTCGGGAAAGTGTATTTATTGCAATGAGTTTGAAATGAGGCAAGTAATATTAAATATAATTTTAAATGCAATAGATGCCATGGAAGATGGGGGAACACTTACAGTCAGGAGCTATGACAAAGATGAAAAGATTTTCATAGAAATAGAAGATACTGGAACAGGAATGAGTGAAGAAATAATTGGGAAAGTTTTTGCACCTTTTTTTACTACAAAAGGTGCAAAAGGGACAGGTTTAGGATTAAATACTACAAAGAAGATACTAGAAAATCATTCTGCAGATATATTAGTGGATAGCAAAGTAGGAGTAGGAAGTAAATTCACTATTATTTTTTCGACTAATGTGAAACAATGCAGTATTGTGAAGGAATCAGAATTAGAACCAGAAATGGCTCAAATCAGCGCTAAAAATATACTGGTAGTAGATGACAGATATTCTGTAGCCAGTACCGTTTCTCAGCTTATTGCACTATTAAATATAGATGCAGATTTAGAGACCAAAGGAGAAAAGGTTTTAAAAAGACTTGAAGAAAAGGAATATGATTTAATAATATGTGATTATTTTATGCCAAATATGAATGGTATTGAAGTTTCAAAATTGGTAAAAGAAAAATATCCTTATAAGCCTTTTGTACTTATGACAGGATATTTAGAAAATAATTTGTATAATGTTGATACTATAGATTACATTCTTAAAAAGCCTTATACAATTGAAGAGTTGTCTCAGGCTATAGAAAAGGCTTTTAGGACTGTTGATAGAAGTAAAAATAAAAGATATAATATTAGTTGA
- a CDS encoding Tex family protein — protein sequence MDIVNILVRELKLKRFQVENTIKLIDEGNTIPFIARYRKEKTGELDDVVLREFNERLMYLRNLENRQEEVLRLIDEQGKLTEELKKDILSSETLQRVEDLYRPYKQKRKTRATKAKLRGLEPLANIILSEEIFKGSLEDLAIDFVDSEKDVNSVDEAFAGAMDIIAEIVSDNAEYRKRARNIFAEKGILVSECIDKDEESVYEMYYSYKEKVKSIPNHRILAINRGEREKILRVKIDVPDDEILNYMKEDMIKNNKTITTIYLEKAIEDGYKRLIYPSIEREIRSSLTERAEEEGIKVFSGNLKPLLLQSPIKGKIVMGIDPGFRTGCKVAIVDETGKLLDYTVVYPTEPQNQIEKTKEKLKELINKFNIDIISIGNGTASRETEMVVAETLQEIKNEVSYAITSEAGASVYSASIVANEEFPNIDVSIRGAVSIARRLQDPLAELVKIEPKHIGVGQYQHDLNQTRLDLALKGVVEDCVNTVGVDLNTASVSLLKYVSGVSNSVAQNIVKYREENGKFKNRMELKKVKGLGEKTFVQCAGFLRIPEGNNLLDNTGVHPESYDIAEKILEEDALFDTNLNKLSKELDVGLPTLKDIIKELRKPGRDPRDEMPKPVFRKDVLKMEDLKPGMVLTGTVRNVVDFGVFVDIGVKQDGLVHISKLSNKFIKHPMEVVKVGDIVNVRVLDVDINKGKISLSMKDI from the coding sequence TTGGATATTGTAAATATTTTAGTTAGAGAGCTGAAACTTAAACGATTTCAAGTAGAAAATACCATTAAGCTTATTGATGAAGGGAATACTATTCCCTTTATTGCAAGATATAGGAAAGAAAAAACTGGGGAATTAGACGATGTAGTACTAAGAGAGTTCAATGAAAGGCTAATGTATTTAAGAAATTTGGAAAATAGACAAGAGGAAGTGCTACGTCTCATTGATGAGCAGGGAAAGCTTACAGAAGAATTAAAAAAGGACATATTGTCATCAGAAACTCTTCAAAGAGTAGAGGATTTATATAGACCTTATAAACAAAAGAGAAAGACAAGGGCAACAAAAGCAAAGTTAAGAGGATTGGAACCTCTTGCAAATATTATACTGAGTGAAGAAATATTTAAAGGAAGTTTAGAAGATTTAGCAATAGATTTTGTAGATAGTGAAAAAGATGTGAATAGTGTAGATGAAGCATTTGCTGGAGCTATGGATATAATAGCAGAGATAGTTTCTGACAATGCAGAATATAGAAAGAGGGCACGAAATATATTTGCTGAAAAGGGAATTTTAGTGTCAGAATGCATAGATAAAGATGAGGAATCAGTGTATGAAATGTATTATTCCTACAAAGAGAAAGTAAAAAGTATTCCTAATCATAGAATATTGGCTATAAATAGAGGTGAAAGAGAAAAAATTTTAAGAGTAAAAATAGATGTACCCGATGATGAAATTCTTAATTATATGAAAGAAGATATGATAAAAAATAACAAGACTATAACTACCATATATTTGGAGAAGGCCATTGAAGATGGGTACAAAAGACTCATATATCCTTCTATAGAAAGGGAAATAAGATCTAGTCTTACTGAAAGAGCTGAAGAAGAAGGAATAAAAGTTTTTTCAGGAAATTTAAAACCTCTTTTGCTGCAAAGTCCTATAAAAGGTAAAATAGTTATGGGTATAGATCCAGGATTTAGAACAGGTTGTAAAGTAGCTATTGTAGATGAAACGGGAAAACTTTTGGATTATACGGTAGTGTATCCTACTGAACCTCAAAATCAAATTGAAAAGACTAAAGAGAAATTAAAAGAATTAATAAATAAATTTAATATAGACATAATCTCCATAGGAAATGGAACGGCTTCTAGGGAGACGGAAATGGTAGTAGCTGAAACCTTGCAAGAAATAAAAAACGAGGTTTCTTATGCTATAACTAGTGAAGCTGGAGCAAGTGTGTATTCAGCTTCAATTGTTGCCAATGAAGAATTTCCAAATATAGATGTGTCTATAAGGGGAGCCGTGTCTATAGCTAGAAGACTACAAGATCCTTTGGCTGAACTTGTAAAAATTGAACCAAAGCATATAGGAGTAGGTCAATATCAACATGATTTAAATCAGACTAGACTTGATTTAGCTCTTAAGGGAGTAGTAGAAGATTGTGTAAATACTGTAGGAGTAGATTTAAATACTGCAAGTGTTTCTCTTTTAAAATATGTATCGGGAGTATCTAATAGTGTAGCTCAAAATATAGTTAAATATAGAGAAGAAAATGGCAAATTTAAAAATAGAATGGAGTTAAAAAAGGTTAAGGGGTTGGGAGAAAAAACTTTTGTCCAATGTGCTGGGTTTTTAAGAATTCCTGAAGGGAACAATTTACTAGACAATACAGGAGTTCATCCAGAATCTTATGATATAGCTGAAAAAATTTTGGAAGAGGATGCATTATTTGATACGAATTTAAATAAACTATCAAAAGAATTAGATGTAGGATTACCTACATTAAAAGATATAATAAAAGAATTGAGAAAGCCAGGCAGAGATCCTAGAGATGAAATGCCTAAGCCTGTATTTAGGAAAGATGTATTGAAGATGGAGGATTTGAAACCAGGCATGGTTCTTACAGGAACTGTAAGAAATGTCGTTGATTTTGGAGTTTTTGTGGATATTGGAGTGAAACAAGACGGATTAGTTCACATTTCTAAATTGAGCAATAAATTTATAAAACATCCTATGGAAGTAGTAAAAGTGGGAGATATAGTTAATGTGCGAGTATTGGATGTAGATATAAATAAGGGGAAAATTTCTTTGAGTATGAAGGACATTTAA
- a CDS encoding methyl-accepting chemotaxis protein produces MRKKDKKEKNFKKIKFKKPKLEKGNKSVRNISDKKIQNQLIAIFLLISIIPILLTGYLNYKFSSTDIKNNIKTSNLHLTYALSAQVDEFMTNTMKIIENMTKTQDFYNMDKVKGEIILSSTTKDVSHILSIHLFENNGEPYISTIGVGKLKNSKDEEWFKRAEKGENYVSDSYMEGKLPVVVISMPWKDSTGTQRGVVAANINLLGLTEMVGEHKVGDTGVVYIIDEQGVIIAHPDFKGKVAKQYNVVEKDIKGPVLSLKEEKGGSVYYKNDNKEKVLGSFARVPSTGWGLILEQNESEIESIAKAGLRRTLMMTLIIAFIIIAISMRVARIFSSPIEKMVVAVDEIGSGDLTKKVEVTSKNEIGELEKAFNKMVDSLYTLVLSAQAAAQSVEESSVELSQNAGMTISASSEISSVVEQVAEDTEKQMMEVEKTTDILKNLNQLTRQIEEKFAYILDSSSTAFKTAQDGSKDIKETIYTMDSISAKVNKSAEEMNSLISYTNEINNIVSFINDISKQTNLLALNAAIEAARAGEAGKGFAVVAEEIRKLAEETAEASKNIVDIIEKIQIKSDLTVKSMEEGVEEVKRGNETIENTTETFQDIMVHTEKVSTTVENFKKVLEELSKGMEDINNAVILVSKISQETSSGTETVLASTEEQEAYLESIEESTKNLKTMSNQLAEIIKEFKIN; encoded by the coding sequence ATGAGAAAAAAGGATAAAAAAGAGAAGAATTTTAAAAAAATCAAGTTCAAAAAACCTAAATTAGAAAAAGGAAATAAAAGTGTAAGGAATATTTCGGACAAAAAAATTCAAAATCAATTGATTGCAATTTTTTTATTAATATCTATCATACCAATACTATTGACAGGATATCTAAATTACAAATTTAGCAGTACAGATATAAAAAACAATATAAAAACTTCTAATTTACATCTTACCTATGCTCTTTCCGCTCAAGTTGATGAATTTATGACAAATACAATGAAGATAATAGAAAATATGACCAAGACTCAAGACTTTTACAATATGGATAAGGTGAAAGGAGAAATAATTCTTTCTTCAACTACAAAGGATGTAAGTCATATTTTATCTATTCATTTGTTTGAGAATAATGGGGAACCCTATATATCTACAATAGGGGTGGGGAAATTAAAAAATTCTAAAGATGAAGAATGGTTTAAAAGAGCTGAAAAAGGAGAGAATTATGTATCTGATTCTTATATGGAAGGGAAACTTCCAGTGGTTGTTATATCTATGCCTTGGAAGGATTCAACAGGTACTCAAAGAGGAGTTGTGGCAGCCAATATAAATCTTTTAGGACTCACTGAAATGGTAGGAGAGCATAAAGTTGGAGATACAGGCGTAGTTTATATAATAGACGAGCAAGGAGTAATTATTGCTCATCCAGATTTCAAAGGGAAAGTGGCAAAGCAGTACAATGTAGTAGAAAAAGATATAAAGGGGCCAGTTCTCTCATTAAAAGAAGAAAAAGGAGGCTCAGTTTATTATAAAAACGACAACAAAGAAAAGGTATTGGGAAGTTTTGCTAGAGTACCTTCTACAGGGTGGGGACTTATATTAGAGCAAAATGAAAGTGAAATAGAAAGCATTGCAAAAGCAGGACTTAGAAGGACACTTATGATGACTTTAATCATTGCATTTATAATAATAGCTATATCTATGCGTGTAGCTAGAATATTTTCATCTCCAATAGAAAAAATGGTAGTGGCAGTTGATGAGATAGGAAGCGGAGATTTAACTAAGAAGGTAGAAGTTACTTCCAAAAATGAAATTGGTGAGCTTGAAAAAGCATTTAACAAAATGGTGGATTCATTGTATACTTTAGTTCTAAGTGCCCAGGCTGCAGCACAAAGTGTAGAGGAATCTTCAGTTGAACTCAGTCAAAATGCTGGTATGACTATATCTGCTTCCAGTGAAATAAGTAGTGTTGTAGAACAAGTTGCTGAGGATACTGAAAAGCAAATGATGGAAGTGGAAAAAACTACTGATATATTGAAAAACCTAAACCAATTGACTAGGCAAATAGAGGAAAAATTTGCTTACATACTAGATTCTTCGAGTACTGCATTTAAAACAGCTCAAGATGGCTCAAAAGATATTAAAGAAACTATTTACACTATGGATTCTATTTCAGCAAAGGTAAATAAATCTGCAGAGGAAATGAATAGTTTGATTAGTTATACCAATGAAATAAATAATATTGTCTCTTTTATAAATGATATATCAAAGCAGACCAATTTGTTGGCATTAAATGCAGCTATAGAAGCAGCCAGAGCAGGAGAGGCTGGCAAAGGTTTTGCTGTTGTTGCAGAAGAAATAAGAAAATTAGCTGAAGAAACAGCTGAGGCTTCTAAAAATATTGTAGATATTATTGAAAAAATTCAAATAAAATCTGATTTAACAGTGAAATCTATGGAGGAAGGGGTAGAAGAAGTAAAAAGAGGAAATGAAACAATAGAAAACACTACTGAGACTTTCCAAGATATAATGGTTCATACAGAGAAAGTTTCTACTACAGTAGAAAATTTCAAGAAAGTGTTGGAGGAATTATCTAAGGGCATGGAGGATATAAACAATGCTGTAATTTTGGTAAGTAAAATTTCACAAGAGACTTCTTCAGGTACTGAAACAGTGTTGGCCAGTACAGAAGAGCAAGAGGCCTATTTGGAATCAATTGAAGAGTCTACAAAGAATTTAAAAACTATGAGTAATCAATTAGCAGAAATAATCAAAGAATTTAAAATTAATTAG
- the prfB gene encoding peptide chain release factor 2 (programmed frameshift), giving the protein MEDIYVYRENTQDMKRQIEELGVSLDIGNIKKRVQELDDSATDENFWQDIESAQKVLQESKNLKDKIEEYENLKSEIEDLEVLIDLAFEEEDFSLGKEIKTAYEKVKTEMENLKLATLLSGEYDKNSAILSIHSGAGGLEAQDWAEMLLRMYTRWADKKGFTVKTLDILPDTEGGIKSVTLLIQGFNAYGYLKSEKGVHRLVRISPFDSSGRRHTSFASVDVYPELDDNINIDIKESDLKIDTYRSSGAGGQYVNTTDSAVRITHIPTGIVVQCQNERSQHSNRLTAMKMLSAKLIQLKEEEHKEKIEDLQGKYTQIAWGSQIRSYVFHPYNLVKDHRTNAEVGDINGVMDGDLDVFINEYLKKKALLK; this is encoded by the exons ATGGAAGATATCTATGTATATAGAGAAAACACTCAAGATATGAAAAGACAAATTGAAGAATTGGGTGTTTCACTT GACATTGGAAACATTAAAAAAAGAGTACAAGAATTAGATGACAGTGCTACAGATGAAAATTTCTGGCAAGATATAGAAAGTGCTCAAAAAGTTCTTCAAGAATCTAAAAACTTAAAGGACAAAATTGAAGAGTATGAAAATTTGAAAAGTGAGATAGAAGATTTAGAGGTGCTCATAGATTTAGCTTTTGAGGAAGAAGATTTTTCCTTGGGAAAAGAAATAAAAACTGCTTATGAAAAAGTCAAAACTGAGATGGAAAATTTAAAATTGGCTACTCTCTTAAGTGGGGAATATGACAAAAATAGTGCTATTCTTTCAATTCATTCTGGAGCAGGAGGACTTGAAGCTCAGGATTGGGCTGAGATGCTTTTGAGAATGTATACTCGTTGGGCAGATAAGAAAGGATTTACTGTGAAGACCTTGGATATTCTTCCTGACACAGAGGGAGGCATCAAATCTGTAACTCTTCTTATACAAGGATTTAATGCCTATGGATATTTGAAATCTGAAAAGGGCGTTCACAGGCTTGTGAGGATTTCACCTTTTGATTCCTCTGGTAGAAGACATACTTCTTTTGCCAGTGTAGATGTATATCCAGAGCTTGATGACAATATAAATATAGATATAAAAGAATCAGATTTAAAAATAGATACCTATAGATCTAGTGGGGCAGGAGGTCAGTATGTAAATACTACAGATTCTGCTGTGAGAATCACTCATATACCCACTGGAATAGTTGTACAATGTCAAAATGAAAGATCTCAGCATAGCAATAGGCTTACTGCTATGAAAATGCTTAGTGCTAAGCTCATTCAACTAAAGGAAGAAGAACATAAGGAAAAAATTGAAGATTTACAGGGAAAATATACACAAATTGCTTGGGGTTCTCAAATAAGATCTTATGTTTTTCATCCCTATAATTTAGTCAAGGATCATAGAACGAATGCGGAAGTAGGGGATATAAACGGTGTAATGGATGGAGATTTGGATGTATTTATAAATGAATATTTAAAGAAAAAAGCTCTTTTAAAATAA